One genomic segment of Capricornis sumatraensis isolate serow.1 chromosome 6, serow.2, whole genome shotgun sequence includes these proteins:
- the SOX7 gene encoding transcription factor SOX-7: protein MASLLGTYPWPEGLECPALEAELSDGLSPPAAPRPPGDKGSESRIRRPMNAFMVWAKDERKRLAVQNPDLHNAELSKMLGKSWKALTLSQKRPYVDEAERLRLQHMQDYPNYKYRPRRKKQAKRLCKRVDPGFLLSSLSRDQNSLPEKRGGGRGAQGEKEDRGEYSPGSALPGLRGCFHDGPAGGSGGGGTPGSVDAYPYGLPTPPEMSPLDVLEPEQTFFSSPCQEDHAHSRRIAHLPGPPYSPEYAPNPLHCGHPLGSLALGQSSGVSMMSTVPGCPPSPAYYSQAAYPPLHSNLHAHLGQLSPPPEHPGFDALDQLSQVELLGDMDRNEFDQYLNTPGHPESGALSGQGAVSQVTPTGPTETSLISVLADATATYYNSYSVS from the exons ATGGCCTCGCTGCTAGGAACTTACCCGTGGCCCGAGGGCCTCGAGTGCCCTGCCCTGGAAGCCGAGCTGTCGGACGGGCTGTCGCCGCCGGCCGCCCCCCGCCCGCCGGGGGACAAAGGCTCGGAGAGCCGTATCCGGCGGCCCATGAACGCCTTCATGGTGTGGGCCAAGGACGAGAGGAAACGTCTGGCGGTGCAGAACCCGGACCTGCACAACGCCGAGCTCAGCAAGATGCTGG GAAAGTCGTGGAAGGCGCTGACGCTGTCCCAGAAGAGGCCCTACGTGGACGAGGCGGAGCGGCTGCGGCTGCAGCACATGCAGGACTACCCCAACTACAAGTACCGGCCGCGCAGGAAGAAGCAGGCCAAGCGCCTGTGCAAGCGCGTGGACCCCGGCTTCCTGCTCAGCTCGCTCTCCCGCGACCAGAACTCCCTGCCCGAGAAGCGGGGCGGCGGCCGAGGGGCGCAGGGGGAGAAGGAGGACCGGGGTGAGTACTCTCCGGGCTCTGCGCTGCCCGGCCTGCGGGGCTGCTTCCACGACGGCCCGgccggcggcagcggcggcggcggcacccCGGGCAGCGTGGACGCGTACCCCTACGGGCTGCCCACCCCGCCGGAGATGTCACCCTTGGACGTGCTGGAGCCGGAGCAGACCTTCTTCTCCTCCCCATGCCAGGAGGACCACGCGCACTCCCGCCGCATCGCCCACCTGCCCGGGCCCCCCTACTCCCCGGAGTACGCCCCCAACCCCCTCCACTGCGGCCACCCCCTGGGCTCCCTGGCCCTCGGTCAGTCCTCGGGCGTCTCTATGATGTCCACCGTGCCTGGCTGCCCCCCGTCTCCGGCCTACTACTCCCAGGCCGCCTACCCGCCTCTCCACTCCAACCTGCACGCCCACCTGGGCCAGCTCTCCCCGCCTCCCGAGCATCCCGGCTTCGACGCCCTGGATCAGCTGAGCCAGGTGGAACTCCTGGGGGACATGGATCGCAATGAATTCGACCAGTACTTGAACACTCCGGGCCACCCAGAGTCTGGGGCCCTCAGCGGGCAGGGCGCGGTCTCTCAGGTGACACCGACGGGCCCCACAGAAACCAGCCTCATATCCGTGCTGGCTGACGCCACGGCCACGTACTACAACAGCTACAGCGTGTCATAG